The stretch of DNA TAAATTAGACATTAAAGATTTANCACCAGGGATATATTTTTTAAAAATTCAAANNAATAATAAGATATTGTCCCGAAGTTTTGTTAAAAACTAAATATATGATTAGGATTTTTACAATTTTTTTTCTTNGTGTTTTNCAGTTTGTATTTTCACAAACAGGNTTTATNACTAGCCCACAGGTGATTTCAAATGCAGGAGGCCACNTGANTCAAGATAATTACAATGTGTCCTTTACTATTGGTGAGATTGCNATTGAATCTTATATAAATCAACCAATTATATTAACCCAGGGATTNCATCAGGAAAACTATCAAGTAANTAATCTTGATGAGCCGCNATTNCACTATGATATTAGTGTTTTTCCTAACCCAACACAAAATCAATTGAATATATCATTTGATATTCCTAAAAATACTGCAACAATAATAGTAACNGACATATTNGGAGGTATAGTTTATTCAAAACCNGACATTTTAACAGACGAAGATNTAATCATTGAATTAGAATNTTTTTCCCAAGGNGTATATTGGCTAGAAATAATTTTAAACAAATCCNAAAGGATAATTTATCAAATTCAAAAAATCAATTAACATGAAATTTATAAACCAAAGCATTTTAATTTTTTTATTATCATATTTTGCTGCTGCTCAAGCACCACAAACCTTTTCTTATCAGACTGTAATAAGAGACATGAATTGGGAGCCTAGGGCCAACGAGTATTTAAATATATCAATTAGTCTTTTAGAAGATGGACCAGATAATTACCCTCCTAAATATCGAGAAGTGCACACTTCTGTTTTAACAAATGAAATTGGGCTAGTGAATCTTGCAGTAGGTGCGGGCNTCCAAACATCTCNTGGTAATTTTGAAGACATTGATTGGGGCTCACATCTNCACTTTTTGGAGATTGGTATTGCCGAAGTTAGTGATGATTCATCGGACCCAGATTATTTAATTATTGGGGCAACACAATTAAGAAGCGTACCATATGCACTTTTTTCTAGTAGTAGTGCAAACCCAGGCAATCCNGGGCCGCAAGGTGCCACAGGACCACAAGGACCACAAGGTGAAATGGGACTTCCAGGCCCTACAGGACCACAAGGNCCAGCGGGACCACAAGGCCAACCTGGAGCTGATGGTTCTGACTCAACAGTGGAGGGACCACAGGGCGAAATAGGATTACCTGGGCCAAGTATGTATCAAGATTGGTTAGCGTATGAACCAAGCCCTGGTGATTTTCCAAATGCAGGAGGAACAATTGAAGAGTATTTATTAGGAACAAATATATATGATTACTGGTTAAGTATTGGAAACTCAGGTTCAGTAGAAGACTTTTTTCAATTCCTTCAACAAGGTCCAGAGGGACCACAAGGTCCAGAGGGACCACAAGGTCCAGAGGGACCACAAGGTGAACAAGGACCTTCTTTAACAGAAATAAACGATGAGTCGGGCGATTTAATCATAGATGATTTGACTATAAATATTGGAGGGATTTGTTATGAAATACAATTAGGTTTTGGTGAATCTATGGTGCTTATGGTTGGAGATCTATGTGGTGATTAGGACTAATCTATAATTAAGTATTTAATTCTAGTAAAATAGGGCAGTGATCTGAATGATAAACATTGGTAAGTATTTCAGCATCTTTAATAGATTCTTTTAATTTCTCCGAAAGTAAATGATAATCAATTCTCCATCCTTTATTATTATTTCTAGAATTTGCTCTATAACTCCACCAAGAATACCATTCNGGATTTTTGTTTAAAAATCGAAATGTGTCTACATAGCCTAGTTCTAGAAATTTTGAGAACCATTCACGCTCTTCAGGNAAAAATCCAGAAGTATTTTTATTTGCTATTGGATTGTGAATATCAATTTCCTTATGACAAATATTTAAATCACCAGAAATCAAATTATTATCTTGAGTATAATTTTTTTTAATAAAAGAGTAAAAAAAGTTTAAAAAATCAATTTTAAATTTCTGTCTTAATTCACCACTACTGCCAGAGGGAAAATAACAAGAAAAAATATTTAAATTTTTATATTCTGCTTTTAAAACCCGACCTTCATCATCAAATGCTTTGTGTCCACATCCCCAGATTACATTTTTCGGTTTAATTTTAGATAGGATTGCAACTCCACTATAGCCTTTTCTTTTAGCGGGATACCAAAAGCAATGGTAGCCTAAACTTTCAAAATCTGACGGATTAAATTGTGTTGGATTGGCCTTTATTTCTTGTAAACAAATAACGTCAGGACTGCTTGTTTTAATCCAGTTTAAAAAGTTTTTTTTAATAGCAGCTCTAATTCCGTTGATATTATATGAGACAATTTTCATTTCACTCAATTTTCATTTCACATACATTATCAGAAACAATTATTTCTCCCGCAGTAGAATTTATAATTTGGTCAATTGATACTCCGGGAGCATATTCTTTTAAGACAAATTTTGAATTAATGATCTCAATAACTGCGAGGTTTGTTACAATTTTTTTGATGCATTTTTGTCCAGTTAGTGGAAGAGTGCAATCTTTAAGAAGTTTAGATTGTCCTTTTTTATTCGTGTGCATCATAGCAACTATAATATTTTTTGCAGATGCGACTAGGTCCATTGCTCCTCCCATTCCTTTTACCATTTTTCCAGGAATTTTCCAATTCGCAATATCACCGTTTTGTGCGACTTCCATTGCACCTAAAACAGTTAGATCAACTCTACCACTCCTAATCATTGCAAAACTTTCAGCAGAGCTAAATATAGAAGAACCCGCAAGTGTCGTTACGGTTTCTTTTCCTGCATTTATTAAATCAGCATCAACATGCTCTTTTGTGGGAAATGGACCCATTCCTAACAGTCCATTTTCTGATTGTAAAACAACAGAAATATTTTTTGGAATATAATTAGCAATTAAGGTCGGAATTCCAATCCCGAGATTAACATAAAATCCATCTTGAAGTTCTTGGGCAATTCTTTTGGCAATTTGAAATTTAGATAAGGACATAATAATTATTGTGTTGTTACTTTTTCAATTCGTTTTTCATAATTTTTACCCTCAAAAATTCTATTGACATAGATGTTTGGGGTGTGTATTTCGTTTGGATCCAGGTCTCCAGGCTTTAACAAATGTTCTACTTCAACAATAGTTATCTTTCCTGCTGTGGCCATCATCGGATTAAAGTTTCTAGCCGTTCCTTTATAAACTAAGTTGCCTAGTGTGTCACCCTTCCATGCTTTAATAAAAGCAAAATCCGAGTTAAAAGCACTCTCTAATATATATGTTTTATCATTAAATTTTCTAGTTTCCTTGTTTTTAGCAATTTCAGTTCCGACACCGCTTGGGGTATAAAATGCGGGGATACCTGCACCTGTAGCGCGACATCTTTCAGCTAATGTACCTTGAGGGATTAGCTCTACTTCAAGTTCATTATTTAGTAGTTGCCGTTCAAACTCCGCATTTTCTCCGACGTATGATGATATCATTTTTCGCACTTGTTTTGTTTTTAACAGCAGCCCAATACCAAAATCATCTACTCCGGCGTTATTTGAAATACAGGTTAGCCCACCTACTCCTTTTTTAACAAGTGCGTTAATTAAATTTTCCGGTATTCCACATAGTCCAAAACCACCCAGCATAATAGTTGAATTATGCGCTACATCAAAAATTGCTTGTTCGGCATTTTCATATACTTTATTCATAATTTAAAATTCTTCTTCATTTGAAATTTTTTCTTTTTCTTCACAATCTAGGGTAATATTACCACCATTTTCAGGAATGTCAAAGTTTTTTTTAGATATATCAATTGTTGGCTCGTTATAGATTTTTTTCATATAGTTTCCCCATATTGGTAGAGCCATTTCAGCTCCCTGTCCTAAATATAAATCTCTAAATCTAACTCCTCTATTGTCAGCTCCTGTCCATACCCCAGTAACTAAATCAGGAACAAACCCAATAAACCAGCCATCAGAATGATTTTGCGTAGTACCAGTTTTACCAGCAATTTCATTATGTAAATTATATTTCCATTTAAGGCGATTTCCCGAACCTTTATTAACTACTCCTTGAAGGAGTTTAACCATAATAAAGTTTTTTTCGGCACTTAAAATCTCTTGAGGAGTGTTAGAAAAATTTTCAAGTACTACCCCATTTTTATCTTCGATTCTTGTCACAAAATAGGGTTCCATAAAAATTCCACCATTTGCAAATGTGCCATATGCACCAGTCATTTCAAACAGTGAGATTTCAGCAGTTCCTAAACATAGAGACGGTACAGCAGGCAGGTAGCTTGAAACACCCATTTTTCGAGCTAATTTAATAACTTTTCTAGGCCCTACCCGTTTCATTAAATAGGCAGAAACTGTATTTTTCGATTTTGCTAGTCCTTCTATCAAAGTTAATTCTCCACCGTACTTTTTGTTTGCATTTTCTGGAATATAATCTTCATCTAATCGCCATTTTTCTTTTTCAAAAATCACTTGAACATTTGGAACTTTAAAGCATGGAGAGTATTTGAATTGGTCAATCGCTGTAGCATATATAAATGGTTTAAATGTTGATCCAACTTGTCTTTTCCCATCTTGCACATGATCGTATTTAAATTGCTTATGATTAATTCCCCCAACCCATGCTTTTATTGCACCAGAACTAGGCTCAATGGAAATTAAACCAGAATGTAAAATATAATTATAATACCTGATAGAATCTAAAGGAGTCATTAATGTATCTATGAAGCCATTCCAAGAAAAAAGTGACATAGTGCATTTAGTATTAAATATCTGCATTATTTCAGTTGTGTCTACTTTAGCAAGTTTAAGTTTGCGATATCTTTCGGATCTTTTAATAGAGGGTATAATAATTAAAGTATCTATTTGCCCTTCTCTCCAACTTGTATCATATGGTGCATTTTCAAAACCTTCCCAATGATTGTAAAATTTATTTTGTAATTCTTTGAGGTGTTCTTTTACAGCATCTTCAGCAAATTTTTGCATTTTGGAATCAATAGTGGTATAAATTTTTAACCCGTCTTTATAGATGTTGTATTTTAGTCCTGAAGTTTTCTCTTTTTCTTTGGACCATTTGCTTACAAATGCACGAAGCTGTTCTCTAAAATATGTGGCATGACCTTCGTTATGGTCGACTTTATTAAAATTTAATACTAAAGGAAGCTTTTGCAAAGAATCTTTTAAATTAGCACTTAGGTATTCATTTTTAACCATTTGACTCAAAACAATATTTCTCCGGTTTTTTGTTTTTTCTAGTCGTCGAAGTGGATTATATAATGATGGGTTTTTAGCCATTCCAATTAATGTTGCAGCTTGTTCAATTGTTAAATTCTGAGGAGTTGAATTAAAATAAATTTTTGAAGCAGATTTTATTCCAACCGCTAAGTTTAAAAAATCGAATCTATTTAAATACATAGAAATAATTTCCTTTTTAGAATACTGTCTTTCAATTCTTACAGCAATTATCCATTCTTTAAATTTTTGCTGGATACGTTCTATTTTAGATTTCGGTCTTTCAGAAAAAAACATTTTTGCTAATTGCTGTGTAATTGTGCTTCCCCCGCCAAGACTATTCTTAGCTATTAAGAGCCCTTTGGTTACTCGAAGTAGGGCAATAAAGTCAATGCCTGAGTGGTCAAAAAATCGCTCATCTTCTGTGGCTATTAGAGCATTAATTATGTAAGGAGATAATTCATCATAGTCTACGTGAGTTCGATTTTCATAAAAGTACTTACCGAGAACTTTTTGATCGGAAGAAATAATTTCGGTCGCTAAGTTGGTTTCAGGATCTTCTAATTCTTTGAAATCTGGAAGCGGGCCCCATACTCCTTGTGACGCTATTAAAACACATATAATCAATAAAAACATTGGACCGACAATTGCTAACATTATAGCATACTTGAGAAACAGACTTAGTAAATTATATTTTTTCTTAGTCATTTTCGGATATTTTAAGTCCAATTCTATTACACCCTAATAAGGGGTTAGTTCTCATACCATGAGTTATATTAAATGTATAAGCACCAGCCTTAGCGAAGCTCATATTACTTTCAAATAAAAAATAATTATCCCTTGTGTCTCCCATGCCCCGCCCATACCACCGACCGTATTTGTCAGTAATTGCGTATTGTATTGTATCTGTACGTACAATATTATTCAGATGCAAAATTTCCACAAACATATAAATATTCCTATATGAATAATCTAAATTATTACGTAAGAAAAGGGAAACATCATATTTAGCCTCTGTTTTATCGACATTATAAGTGAACTGTATAGTATCTTTTTGAATATCCCACTGGTTATTTGTGAATTTATAAATAAAGCTTTTTTTATTGTCGCAGCTTATAAAAAAAAGCCCTATAAAAATTATCAAAAAATACTTATAATACTTTGTCATATTTTCATTATTTGTGTAATAATTTTCCAATTGAAAATGATAAATCTAAAAAAAGTATTTTAGAATTTGCATATCTATCAAGCGCAAGGAAAGCGTTATTAAGTAAGTCAACAAATTCGCTAATATTAGTACTTTTTATTCGCTCAGCGAATTTAATAAAATTAAAATTACTATTAGATGTTTGTGGCAGACTAATATTTGTCCCGTACTGTACTAGGTAGCTACACCTAATTATCTCCAAGGATGTTTTTATAAAATCTAATTGTTTAGCTTTTTCAAGAGCAGCAGTATTATTGCACCATTCAACCAAATCATCAACTTGTTTTTTGTTTTTTGCTAGAAAACAAAGTCTAACCCAATCAATAAATAGATTATAATTATTCTCGTGTTTAAAATCACCGGATAAATGTTTAATAATTTGGTTATAGTTATTATTAAAAAGAGATATTTGAGTATTAATATCTTTTTCATTTAGTTCTGGAAAAAGTTTCTGTACGCGATTTTTTAAAACCATACTTGTTAATTTACTAAATTTTTTGGTCTGTAGTCTAGAGTGAATTGTAGAAAGTAACTGGTTAGGTGATTTTGTAATTAGTATAAATATAGTTTTTGAATTTGGCTCTTCAATATTTTTTAAAAGTTTATTGCTTGCTTCGGAATTTAATTTTTCAGCGTGCCAAATAATAAAAATTTTATATCCTCCCTCATAAGACTTAAGATTAGTAATTTTATTAATGACTCGCGCATCAGAAACTCGAATTTCTCCAGAGTTTTTAATTTTAATAGATTTATACCAGTCAGATTCGTTAAGATAAGGGTTTTCTAATAATTGTTTTTGGAAATCAGGAAATGCTAGTTTACTGCCAGATTTTATAGTTCCCACACTTTTACTAGGAAAAAAAAAATGAATATCAGGATGAACTAATTTTAGCATTTTTTTACAACTAGAACATTTACCACATGCATCAGAGGAGGTTCTATTCTGACAAAATAAATACATTGAAAAAGCTAATGCCATTGGAAGAGCACTAATTTCCTCATGCTCATCGAATAGTTGTGCATGGGGAATGCGATTATTTGACACTTCTTTTATTAAAATATCTTTAATATTATTATGCCCTAAAACGTTGATAAATAACATTATGATTAAATTTACAAAATAAGATTTGTTAAAACTAGATATAATGATTCCGGAATTATATTAATTTTAAACTCTAATATTATGATAATCTAATGAATGACCCCTTTAAATCTTTAAAGCGAGTATTAATAAGAGTTGACTATAATGTTCCAATTTATAACGGAACCATAAGTGATCTTACAAGAATAAAGTCGACTATTCCAACAATTAATTTTTTTTTGGATTTAGGGAAACAGGTTATTTTAATATCTCATCTAGGAAGACCCAAGAAAAAGACGAAAGAGTCTTCTTTACAAATTGTAGTTAATCCACTTTCTAAATTATTAAAAAAAGATGTTTTTTTTTATCAGGATTGGCTGTTAAATCCTATTAATTTAAATAATAAGACCAATGTGGTATTGTTAGAAAATTTAAGATTTCATCCTGAAGAAATAAACAATGATAAGTTATTTGCCGAAAGATTATCAAGATTTGGGGATATATATGTAAATGATGCATTTGGGGTTTCACATAGAAACCATGCTTCTATATTTGGAATACTTGAATTTTTCAAACACAAATACCAGGGTTTTTTATTAGAAAAAGAAATTAAAGAACTAAACGCATTAAAAAATAGCAAAAAGAAACCTTTTACAGTTATTATTGGAGGCTCTAAAATAGGCTCTAAAATACATATTTTGGAAACATTTCTTAATATTGCTGACAACATTCTAATTGGTGGTGGCATGTCGTTTCCTTTTGTTAAAAAAACAGGTGGACAAATTGGATCATCATTGTGTTTAGATGATGAGTTAGCAATTGTTGCAGACTTTTTAAATAAAGCTAAGCAAACAAAGACAAATATTATTTTACCTGTGGACTGTGTGATTACTAATAATATTAAAAGTCGCAGTCAGATAAGTATTAAAGAAATAGACAGTATTCCAGAAAACTTTATGGGGGCAGATATTGGACCTAGGACAATAAAATTATTTAAAAAATATATATTAGATTCAAAATTAATTATGTGGAATGGTCCTATGGGGATAGCTGAAATAGAAGAGTTTTCGAATGGAACAAAAAAAACAGCAAATTACATTGTTAGATCAACGGATTTAGGAGCCTATAGTCTTATAGGCGGAGGGGATACCGTGTCAGATGTTGCTCGTTTTGGTCTTAAAAATAAGTTTAGCTATGTATCCACCGGAGGGGGAGCAATGCTTGAATTTTTTAAGAACAATTACTTAGAACCTACAATAGACTTAATAAAGATTAACACTTAAGAATGTTAATATGGAGCAAAACAAATCTAAATTGGAAAATAACTGGAAACAGCTAATTCAATATGTAACAGACATATTCGGAGACAATCAAAAATTAGACCTTCAGGCCGTATTATTTTTAATTGGAGTTAATGAGTTAGGTCAGGGCTATAGAGATTTTACGAAGGAAGAAAAAGTAAATTTATTGCACATTGCAATATGTAAGCTATTAAGCCGATATGGCTACTATCAGTTTTTAAAAAAAGATAAAGATGGATGGCCTCATTGGAAAACGAATGATGATTTACCTAGTTTGAAAGTTGATGAACAAACAGACCTATTGAAAGAGTCAGCGATATTATACTTTACAGATTCAGGAATAAATTTTTAATTTAAAAACAATATCCACAATTATCACCCTCTAACATCAATGATAATTCTTTATTAGTATTTTCTTCTAAATAAACATTACTTTCTTTACAAACATATGTTGAGGGATTGCTATTGCCACTAAAGCAAGCTCTCACGGTAACAAAAGCTTTATTTTCAAAACTAAAGAATACACTGCCATCTTGATTGCTAGTTCCAGATTGGCTAATAATAGAGCCTGATACAAGATTGCCATTTTGAATGTCGGTTATTTCTATTTTAACCTCACTATTAGCAACTGGATTTAGGTTGTCATCTAAAACACGAACAGTTAATTCAAAAAAAGGTTCAGTATAGCACTGAGTTAAAAAAAATAATGATAAAACAATTAGTGTTTTATGTATTTTGGATACAATCATAGTGTCGGTTCTTTAATTAAGATGTAAATTTAAATACAAACAAATATATTATAAATGCAGGAGAAAATAAATAAATATATAAATGACATTAATAATGCCTCAATTTCAAGTGACGAAGAGGTTAGTAATTTTAATAAAAAATATCTAAGCAAAAAGGGAGTTTTGAATCAATTATTTAGTGAATTTAAATCTCTTAGTGGGGCTAGAAAACGCGAGTTTGGCCCGCTATTAAATAATTTGAAAAAAATAATTACTGAAAAGTCACAACTCCCAAAAGTTATTAATAAAGATAATTCAGGCAAAAAGTCTAACAATATAGATAAATCTTTACCTTCTACTTGTGAAGATATTGGGTCTTTGCACCCGCTTTCTCAAGTTAAAAGAAGAATTATAAGTATTTTTGAAAAGGTGGGATTTACTCTTTCAGAAGGGCCTGAAATTGAAGATGATTGGCATAATTTTTCAGCTTTAAATATGCCTAAAAATCATCCTGCTCGTGATATGCAGGATACTTTTTTTCTCTCACTTGACCCGGACATGCTATTAAGAACTCATACTTCTTCGGTTCAAATAAGATATATGAATGAAACCCCGCCTCCAATAAGAACGATATCTCCAGGTAGAGTTTACAGAAAAGAAGATATATCTGCTCGTGCAAATTGTTTTTTTCATCAAATCGAAGGATTATATATCGACAACGATGTTAGTTTTTCAGACTTAAAAAAAATGATCAACTATTTTTTAAAAAGTTTATTTGGTGATAATGTACAAACAAGATTTAGGCCTTCCTTTTTCCCATTCACTGAACCAAGCGCTGAAGTAGATATTTATTGGGGTTTAAATTCCGAATCTGACCACAAAATTACTAAGGGAACGGGTTGGTTAGAGATTATGGGATGTGGTATGATAGACCCAAATGTGTTAGAAAATGTCAATATAAATCCTAAAATTTATTCTGGCTTTGCTTTTGGACTAGGTATTGAACGAATTGCTATGCTATTATACCAGATAGATGATTTAAGATTATTTTTTGATAATGATATTCGATTTTTAAAACAATTTCAGTCAACAAATTAATAATTATCTCA from Flavobacteriales bacterium TMED191 encodes:
- the xth gene encoding exodeoxyribonuclease III is translated as MKIVSYNINGIRAAIKKNFLNWIKTSSPDVICLQEIKANPTQFNPSDFESLGYHCFWYPAKRKGYSGVAILSKIKPKNVIWGCGHKAFDDEGRVLKAEYKNLNIFSCYFPSGSSGELRQKFKIDFLNFFYSFIKKNYTQDNNLISGDLNICHKEIDIHNPIANKNTSGFXPEEREWFSKFLELGYVDTFRFLNKNPEWYSWWSYRANSRNNNKGWRIDYHLLSEKLKESIKDAEILTNVYHSDHCPILLELNT
- a CDS encoding penicillin-binding protein codes for the protein MTKKKYNLLSLFLKYAIMLAIVGPMFLLIICVLIASQGVWGPLPDFKELEDPETNLATEIISSDQKVLGKYFYENRTHVDYDELSPYIINALIATEDERFFDHSGIDFIALLRVTKGLLIAKNSLGGGSTITQQLAKMFFSERPKSKIERIQQKFKEWIIAVRIERQYSKKEIISMYLNRFDFLNLAVGIKSASKIYFNSTPQNLTIEQAATLIGMAKNPSLYNPLRRLEKTKNRRNIVLSQMVKNEYLSANLKDSLQKLPLVLNFNKVDHNEGHATYFREQLRAFVSKWSKEKEKTSGLKYNIYKDGLKIYTTIDSKMQKFAEDAVKEHLKELQNKFYNHWEGFENAPYDTSWREGQIDTLIIIPSIKRSERYRKLKLAKVDTTEIMQIFNTKCTMSLFSWNGFIDTLMTPLDSIRYYNYILHSGLISIEPSSGAIKAWVGGINHKQFKYDHVQDGKRQVGSTFKPFIYATAIDQFKYSPCFKVPNVQVIFEKEKWRLDEDYIPENANKKYGGELTLIEGLAKSKNTVSAYLMKRVGPRKVIKLARKMGVSSYLPAVPSLCLGTAEISLFEMTGAYGTFANGGIFMEPYFVTRIEDKNGVVLENFSNTPQEILSAEKNFIMVKLLQGVVNKGSGNRLKWKYNLHNEIAGKTGTTQNHSDGWFIGFVPDLVTGVWTGADNRGVRFRDLYLGQGAEMALPIWGNYMKKIYNEPTIDISKKNFDIPENGGNITLDCEEKEKISNEEEF
- a CDS encoding phenylalanine--tRNA ligase subunit alpha; this encodes MQEKINKYINDINNASISSDEEVSNFNKKYLSKKGVLNQLFSEFKSLSGARKREFGPLLNNLKKIITEKSQLPKVINKDNSGKKSNNIDKSLPSTCEDIGSLHPLSQVKRRIISIFEKVGFTLSEGPEIEDDWHNFSALNMPKNHPARDMQDTFFLSLDPDMLLRTHTSSVQIRYMNETPPPIRTISPGRVYRKEDISARANCFFHQIEGLYIDNDVSFSDLKKMINYFLKSLFGDNVQTRFRPSFFPFTEPSAEVDIYWGLNSESDHKITKGTGWLEIMGCGMIDPNVLENVNINPKIYSGFAFGLGIERIAMLLYQIDDLRLFFDNDIRFLKQFQSTN
- a CDS encoding collagen-like protein — translated: MKFINQSILIFLLSYFAAAQAPQTFSYQTVIRDMNWEPRANEYLNISISLLEDGPDNYPPKYREVHTSVLTNEIGLVNLAVGAGXQTSXGNFEDIDWGSHLHFLEIGIAEVSDDSSDPDYLIIGATQLRSVPYALFSSSSANPGNPGPQGATGPQGPQGEMGLPGPTGPQGPAGPQGQPGADGSDSTVEGPQGEIGLPGPSMYQDWLAYEPSPGDFPNAGGTIEEYLLGTNIYDYWLSIGNSGSVEDFFQFLQQGPEGPQGPEGPQGPEGPQGEQGPSLTEINDESGDLIIDDLTINIGGICYEIQLGFGESMVLMVGDLCGD
- a CDS encoding CoA transferase subunit A, which encodes MMNKVYENAEQAIFDVAHNSTIMLGGFGLCGIPENLINALVKKGVGGLTCISNNAGVDDFGIGLLLKTKQVRKMISSYVGENAEFERQLLNNELEVELIPQGTLAERCRATGAGIPAFYTPSGVGTEIAKNKETRKFNDKTYILESAFNSDFAFIKAWKGDTLGNLVYKGTARNFNPMMATAGKITIVEVEHLLKPGDLDPNEIHTPNIYVNRIFEGKNYEKRIEKVTTQ
- a CDS encoding T9SS C-terminal target domain-containing protein; amino-acid sequence: MIRIFTIFFLXVXQFVFSQTGFXTSPQVISNAGGHXXQDNYNVSFTIGEIAIESYINQPIILTQGXHQENYQVXNLDEPXXHYDISVFPNPTQNQLNISFDIPKNTATIIVTDIXGGIVYSKPDILTDEDXIIELEXFSQGVYWLEIILNKSXRIIYQIQKIN
- a CDS encoding phosphoglycerate kinase, producing the protein MNDPFKSLKRVLIRVDYNVPIYNGTISDLTRIKSTIPTINFFLDLGKQVILISHLGRPKKKTKESSLQIVVNPLSKLLKKDVFFYQDWLLNPINLNNKTNVVLLENLRFHPEEINNDKLFAERLSRFGDIYVNDAFGVSHRNHASIFGILEFFKHKYQGFLLEKEIKELNALKNSKKKPFTVIIGGSKIGSKIHILETFLNIADNILIGGGMSFPFVKKTGGQIGSSLCLDDELAIVADFLNKAKQTKTNIILPVDCVITNNIKSRSQISIKEIDSIPENFMGADIGPRTIKLFKKYILDSKLIMWNGPMGIAEIEEFSNGTKKTANYIVRSTDLGAYSLIGGGDTVSDVARFGLKNKFSYVSTGGGAMLEFFKNNYLEPTIDLIKINT
- a CDS encoding CoA transferase subunit B: MSLSKFQIAKRIAQELQDGFYVNLGIGIPTLIANYIPKNISVVLQSENGLLGMGPFPTKEHVDADLINAGKETVTTLAGSSIFSSAESFAMIRSGRVDLTVLGAMEVAQNGDIANWKIPGKMVKGMGGAMDLVASAKNIIVAMMHTNKKGQSKLLKDCTLPLTGQKCIKKIVTNLAVIEIINSKFVLKEYAPGVSIDQIINSTAGEIIVSDNVCEMKIE
- the gldH gene encoding gliding motility lipoprotein GldH, translating into MTKYYKYFLIIFIGLFFISCDNKKSFIYKFTNNQWDIQKDTIQFTYNVDKTEAKYDVSLFLRNNLDYSYRNIYMFVEILHLNNIVRTDTIQYAITDKYGRWYGRGMGDTRDNYFLFESNMSFAKAGAYTFNITHGMRTNPLLGCNRIGLKISEND